One window from the genome of Aestuariirhabdus haliotis encodes:
- a CDS encoding FmdB family zinc ribbon protein: protein MPIYEYSCAACGESHEAIQKISDQPLTCCPHCEADALSKMISAPGFRLAGGGWYETDFKTGSKKNLAGDNGAKKGSDDMAKA from the coding sequence ATGCCGATTTATGAATATAGCTGCGCTGCCTGTGGTGAGAGTCACGAAGCGATCCAGAAAATTAGCGATCAACCTCTGACCTGTTGTCCGCATTGTGAAGCAGATGCCTTGAGTAAAATGATATCGGCCCCGGGTTTTCGTTTGGCCGGTGGTGGCTGGTATGAGACGGATTTTAAGACGGGCAGCAAGAAGAATCTGGCCGGAGATAACGGAGCCAAGAAGGGCTCTGACGATATGGCCAAGGCTTGA
- the aspS gene encoding aspartate--tRNA ligase: protein MRSQYCGELNSSHIDQQVTLCGWVHRRRDHGGVIFLDLRDRDGIAQVVFDPDTEEHFELADKVRNEYVIQVKGRVRARPEGTVNSEMPTGEIEVLGKELVILNSAATPPFQLDEHQSVGEDVRLKYRYVDLRRPEMQQKLRFRSRITTAIRNYLDDNGFLDIETPILTRATPEGARDYLVPSRTHANNFFALPQSPQLFKQLLMVSGFDRYYQIAKCFRDEDLRADRQPEFTQIDIETSFMNEEEIMGMAEGMIRQMFERLLEVDLGDFPRMPYLEAMQRYGSDKPDLRIPLELVDVDDLMQQVDFKVFNGPANDPKGRVAALKVTGGATLSRKQIDDYTKYISIYGARGLAWIKVNDVEKGIEGLQSPIIKFMPAEVVMALMERVEAANGDIVFFGADKAKIVNESLGHLRLKLGEDLDLYTCEWAPLWVVDFPMFEEDGNGGLTSLHHPFTAPSCTPEALIEQPEQALSRAYDMVLNGCELGGGSIRIHDQAMQQTVFKVLGIEDEEAREKFGFLLDALQFGCPPHGGLAFGLDRLVMLMTGAQSIREVIAFPKTQSAACVMTDAPGTVSAPQLRELHIRLRQVESKAEAKD, encoded by the coding sequence ATGCGCAGTCAGTATTGCGGCGAACTCAACAGCTCACACATCGATCAGCAGGTTACACTCTGCGGTTGGGTGCACCGTCGTCGGGATCACGGTGGTGTGATCTTTCTGGATTTGCGCGATCGTGATGGTATCGCTCAGGTGGTTTTTGACCCGGATACCGAAGAGCACTTTGAGCTGGCCGATAAAGTCCGCAATGAATATGTGATTCAGGTTAAGGGGCGAGTGCGTGCACGACCTGAGGGTACGGTGAATTCTGAAATGCCAACCGGCGAAATCGAGGTGCTGGGTAAAGAGCTGGTTATTCTGAACAGTGCCGCGACGCCTCCTTTCCAGCTTGATGAGCATCAGAGTGTCGGTGAAGATGTGCGTCTCAAGTATCGCTATGTCGATTTACGTCGTCCGGAAATGCAGCAGAAGCTGCGTTTTCGCTCACGGATCACGACGGCTATTCGCAACTACCTCGATGATAACGGCTTTTTGGATATTGAAACTCCGATTTTGACCCGTGCCACCCCTGAGGGGGCGCGTGACTATCTGGTGCCAAGCCGAACCCATGCCAATAATTTCTTTGCTCTGCCCCAGTCGCCCCAGCTGTTTAAGCAGCTACTGATGGTCTCCGGCTTTGACCGCTACTACCAGATTGCCAAGTGCTTTCGCGATGAAGACCTGCGTGCGGACCGTCAGCCTGAATTTACCCAGATCGATATTGAGACCTCTTTTATGAATGAAGAGGAGATCATGGGAATGGCAGAGGGGATGATCCGACAGATGTTCGAGCGTTTGCTTGAGGTTGATCTGGGCGATTTCCCTCGCATGCCTTATCTCGAAGCGATGCAGCGTTACGGCAGTGATAAACCCGATTTGAGAATCCCGCTCGAACTGGTTGATGTTGACGACCTGATGCAGCAAGTCGACTTTAAAGTCTTTAATGGCCCAGCCAACGATCCGAAAGGCCGTGTTGCGGCCTTGAAAGTGACCGGCGGTGCGACCCTGAGTCGTAAGCAGATCGATGACTACACCAAGTACATCAGCATTTATGGTGCGCGTGGGTTGGCCTGGATCAAGGTTAATGACGTAGAGAAAGGTATCGAAGGCCTCCAGTCGCCCATCATCAAGTTTATGCCTGCTGAGGTCGTTATGGCTCTGATGGAGCGGGTAGAAGCCGCTAACGGTGATATCGTCTTCTTTGGTGCCGATAAGGCAAAAATTGTTAATGAATCTCTGGGTCACCTGCGCTTGAAGCTGGGTGAAGATCTCGATCTGTACACCTGCGAGTGGGCGCCATTGTGGGTGGTTGATTTCCCCATGTTCGAGGAGGATGGCAATGGTGGGCTGACGTCACTTCATCACCCGTTTACGGCGCCATCCTGCACACCGGAGGCGTTGATCGAGCAGCCCGAGCAGGCGCTTTCCAGGGCTTATGATATGGTTCTGAATGGTTGTGAGCTTGGTGGTGGTTCGATTCGTATTCACGATCAGGCCATGCAGCAAACTGTATTCAAAGTGTTGGGTATCGAAGATGAGGAAGCGCGTGAAAAGTTTGGCTTCCTGCTGGATGCACTGCAATTCGGTTGCCCTCCTCATGGTGGTTTGGCCTTTGGCCTGGATCGTCTCGTTATGCTGATGACGGGCGCTCAGTCTATTCGTGAAGTGATCGCCTTCCCGAAAACCCAAAGCGCCGCCTGCGTCATGACGGATGCACCAGGGACTGTCAGTGCGCCACAGCTGCGCGAGCTGCATATCCGTTTGCGTCAGGTGGAAAGCAAGGCCGAAGCCAAAGACTAG